From a single Alkalihalophilus pseudofirmus genomic region:
- the fabI gene encoding enoyl-ACP reductase FabI codes for MQLSLKDRTYVVMGVANKRSIAWGIAQSLASAGARLIFTYAGERLEKNVRSLMDTLDREDHLILPCDVTDDAAIDQTFSKIKEEVGTIHGIAHCIAFANKEELEGEYLNTTRDGFLLAQNISAYSLTAVAKAARPLLSEGGSIVTLTYLGGERVVRNYNVMGVAKASLDASVKYLANDLGKENIRVNAISAGPIRTLAAKGIGGFNDVLKEIEERAPLRRTTTQEEVGDTALFLMSDLSRGITGELLHVDSGYNTLSL; via the coding sequence ATTCAGTTGTCATTAAAAGATCGTACATATGTTGTAATGGGTGTGGCAAACAAAAGAAGTATCGCGTGGGGAATTGCTCAGTCACTCGCAAGTGCAGGAGCTAGATTAATATTTACATATGCTGGTGAAAGACTTGAGAAAAACGTGCGCAGTTTGATGGACACACTGGACCGTGAAGATCATTTAATTCTGCCGTGTGATGTTACGGATGATGCGGCAATAGACCAAACGTTTTCTAAGATTAAAGAAGAAGTAGGCACAATCCACGGTATTGCTCACTGTATTGCTTTTGCCAATAAAGAAGAGTTAGAAGGAGAGTACTTAAACACAACTCGTGATGGGTTTCTCCTTGCTCAAAACATCAGTGCATACTCTTTAACTGCTGTAGCGAAAGCAGCGCGTCCGCTATTGTCTGAGGGTGGAAGTATTGTGACGTTAACATACTTAGGCGGAGAAAGAGTTGTTCGCAACTATAATGTTATGGGTGTAGCAAAAGCTTCTCTAGATGCAAGTGTGAAATACCTAGCGAATGATTTAGGAAAGGAAAATATTCGTGTTAATGCAATCTCAGCTGGTCCGATTCGTACGTTAGCAGCTAAAGGAATTGGCGGCTTTAATGATGTTTTAAAAGAGATTGAAGAACGTGCCCCTTTACGTAGAACTACAACACAAGAAGAAGTAGGGGATACGGCATTATTTTTAATGAGTGATCTTTCTCGTGGGATAACGGGAGAACTTCTACATGTAGATAGCGGGTATAATACATTATCCCTTTAA